The following are encoded in a window of Impatiens glandulifera chromosome 5, dImpGla2.1, whole genome shotgun sequence genomic DNA:
- the LOC124939742 gene encoding putative cell wall protein — MGNNNNNNKFQSFLLGFLFVSSNIMVLAQAGRETPKKVDAKLNPDSFIDGDGSYLVPGVGRFMLPRPGQDPFNYNPITGNSGGGLGGTGFGDNSAGASHQYIPGGDDTVVNNPGFEIPIPGVAGGIP, encoded by the coding sequence atgggaaacaacaacaacaacaacaaatttCAATCCTTTTTGTTAGGTTTCCTCTTCGTATCCAGCAATATCATGGTTCTAGCCCAAGCTGGACGGGAGACCCCCAAAAAAGTCGACGCTAAACTTAACCCTGATTCCTTCATAGACGGTGATGGAAGCTATCTCGTCCCTGGAGTTGGCCGTTTCATGCTTCCTAGGCCCGGCCAAGACCCTTTTAATTACAACCCAATCACTGGAAACAGTGGCGGCGGTCTTGGCGGCACCGGATTCGGCGACAACAGCGCCGGAGCAAGCCACCAATACATTCCGGGGGGAGATGACACCGTCGTCAATAACCCTGGTTTTGAGATTCCTATTCCTGGAGTTGCTGGCGGAATTCCCTAA